The stretch of DNA ATCAGGTGGAAGAGGACAATACGGTGAtgtgtatataaaaattgaacctatgtataattattctgatgaagaagaaaaagaagaaaacgtaagaaatgaaaatagagaagaagaaaaagaggATGAAAATTCTACAAATAGTTCAGATATTAATACTATGAATATCAATACATCAgaagtaaataataatattattataaaaaatgaaattactTGCGGAGCTATACCATCTGCTTATTTTGATGCAATATATACTGGAATAAGAGAACAGTGTAACTTAGgtgttatttttaattctcctttaataaatattattgttACTATTGTAGATGGATCATTTCATCCTGTTGATAGTAATGAACATGCATTTAAATTAGCAGCAGGGCTAGCTATTAAGGAAGCAGCAAAAAAAACAACTATTAGATTAATGGAACCAATAAtgaatgtaataaaaaatatatatatatatatatatttatttatttatatattttaaaaatattatatatatttatttatttatatattttaaaaatattatatatatttattaatttataaatttatatttttgtagtTAAATGTTACAGTACCAACAGAATACTTAGGAGATGTAATTAGCgatttagtaaaaaaaaggGGGAAAATACAACATATAAAcgaaagtaaaaaaataattattgaaattaataataatatttttatttaatatatatatatatatatatatatatatatatatatttcatttaaatttaggTGATGAATAtacaaaagaaataaatgcTAGAGTTCCAATGGCCTCTATTTTATCGTATGTTAGTGACTTAAGGAAAATAACAAAAGGAAGaggttattattattatatttaaaattttttaattattatttttattaaaattaaaaaaaaaagaataaataaatatttcataatGTATTATAAGTAGTAACATGCTATCTTTtgaaatgaaataataattgttttatattaaaattataatgttttctttttttttttttttattattaggtAATTATACTATGACTcttcataaatatttattagttCCAGAATACATTCAGGAGCaaattttacaaaagaaagattaattaatttttattttattaaattcataattgattcaataaatattttatacaaaaatttttgctattttgaattaaaaatttatataaaaataagaatattaatttatttttattttgttcttaaatatttgtcttactctttttttgtatttcataaaatgttaaatttataagaaaaattaaaaaaaaaataaaaaaaaataaacataaagCCATATAAAattgtataataaaaaattatactgaaaaaaaaaaaaatgttataatttttaatttttaatttttaatttttttttaaattttattatattttatttttaatttaccaTTAGTTGTAGATAATATGCTTTgaatattttgaattatatttattttaaattttaaaaatttcatttttaaatttataaagatTGCATTTGTTTTTGagagaaaataataacaattatatattatcatttttaaaagtgCTTTATATAGCAaccttataaaaatatattaaaaattattattctttaataATTGTATCGTAGAAAATTTGtcgttatatatatacatatatattaattttataatagtacttttaaaaaagtaacatttaatattttgattATAGTAATTTATCTTATGCTTTTTTTAGCATTGTTTATAtagtatatttataatatgcctttaaaaataaattatttttaacaattaatttttttatcctcCTTATTTAATCCATTATAAAGTATTTCTATTTTCATACATTTCATTCATATAATTTagaatgtatatataattgtCTATAacactatatattttttttttatcttcatcttttatattttttgttgtataataatattttattttttttatattatctaaaaatacatgataataaaaatcatcagttttaaaatacataaaaactTTTGATAATATATGATAAGAAAACaagttaaatttatttactgCAAGAGAATATTGAATAATTCTATTTGTTCTAATACATTCAAATAAGATATCTTGTAAAACATCTTTTCTTAActtagtatttttatttattttattataaataactaattcattttcatataaatttttatcattaatataTGATTTTAATGTTTCATCTATCTTAGGATTATCAAAAAATTCCATATATTTTGAGAtatgtatattaaaaaaattttcaaaatctTTTGAATTTTCGTATATAAATGAGCATACTTCTTTATTTTGAACTTCAGAAGTATATATTTCAACATTCTTAATGTAATTATGAGAGGCTAAACAAGCTTTTAtcaataaagaaatatttaaagagATATCTTTTTCTCGATCTGTATCAAAAATAGTTAAATGCGACAacgtatatatatactgttttaatttattttcattttcttcatcagTTTTTATGGGGGAAGTTTCTATTGTTTTATTTTGCTGTGCTGcatttttattcaaaaatattGCTTGATTTGAAAAATACTCATGATTAGGAATGCtcttatttatatgttttttattataactaACATTAATtccatttaaaatattaatgaacAATACTTTTTTGCCATTGCACAtacatagaaaaaaataaaatattaagaaaaaaatgtaaaagcTCAATTCCATTTTTAATAACTGATATtatgtaatattttaataataaaaagaaaattttctaaacattacatatgtattttttaaagatataaagaaatactatttttttttttaaaaaaaaaaacatatatatgatTACATACAAAaactatataaaaatatatttttttttgttattgcacactttttattttattttattttattttattttttaatttatttttttagatgAAGTTCactaatatttaaaaatttgttttaaaCTATTTATATTACACTACAacaattaatataattaaattagcttattaatattttacaaaaaaaaacttgTAATAGTGAAAAATgttatctatttttaatcTGCAAAAATTGTTAcagtatttttataattcatcATTAAAGAagctagaaaaaaaaaaaaaaaatttgttctatataaaacattaaagagaaattttctattatattacACTACcaaaaaaagatttttatttttttttttttcattcttataaaaaagaaaaattttgtCAAAATCTTTataaacttatttttttagttttagttttttcttttttttttaattaaataaatttagatAATCTAAAATGATTGTTATGTTTATATGAAAACTGTGACATTCAAATAGTAGTGTTTTTTAATTtggaatttttttaaaattgtcATTTGTTAAGATTTTAGGATAACTTGTAAAGTAAAAAAGGCTCATcagaatttattttttcagtgtttaatttattttattttattttattttatttttttgtttataaatcttttttttcatgcgaatacataaatatgtatatatatgaaattataAGTATTTACAATATGGtttatcatttaatattttctatttgcTGTATATAAAGagatatatcatttttattattatttttttgtgtcAAAATAActtgttaaaaaaaagagatatttcatattatataaaaaaaaaaaattttttatgaacATATTCTTTTGTGAAAGACgaaatcatttttttgaCATTCTACTGAACAGTAATACACCTTTTTACATTTCCCACATCTTTTTAAGTTCTTttcctttaaaaaaaaaaaaagaaagaaagaaaaaaaggacataataatgtaatataaaaataaaatagtgaaaatatatatatatatatatatttttgtattttagaAATACTGATTTTTTACATTAGAGGAAATATAGGCATACCTTATAGCAATGCTCACATGCATTAGTTTTTGTATTTGGCATACTAACATTATCTCCATCTTTTTTTGATTTCATTTGACTTAACAAATCTTGCATAGCTTGTGCTTGATCccatcttttattatataaaaaaaaaaaaagaaatttttatataattaagtttcataaataaagataactaaaatatatattttttttttttttttgtttttctatgtatttttatttaataaaaattttaatttttcaaaatatgcTTCCTTATAATTAAGACAAAATGtttaaagaataaatttGTACCTGTTTGCACTTTTTGGtggattttttaaaaattcttcaTATTCTTTTATAGTAAAATCGCATCTTTTGAAATCTTCATTATCATAtgtttttgataaaaaagcATCTCCGTATATATCAGTGTTACATATTCTTGATGCTCTACTATTATAAGGTAATTGTTTTATTCTTCCTACATCATCAATATAACAATTAACagcaaaataattattttcttctgttGGCAATGTTAATGGTATTATTTGATATGTCTGAGACGTTTCAATtgcattatttattatatctggtgatattttatttaaatcctctttctcttttttttctttattatctttattgttttctaatttttcttttatcgtttcttttaattcatttttccCCTTTTCATCAAAAATTATTCTTCTAAAGTAAGAAGCTAAAgtattttgaaatttttcttCACTTCCTTTAAAACTTAGTTCTTTtacttcattatttatatcacaGCTTATGAGAACATACTTAAAATCACTGTGAACagattttaaaatattttctgcCATTTTAAAGTTAAGAGattacataaattttatattaaacaaATACATACACATGTATCAGAATCTCAATACAAAAAGCATAttcaattaaattttaaaatatatatgtcggtgtctataattttattaatcaaaaaaaaaattaatgcaCAAATGTTTTAATTATTGTGATTTAAGTTactcttaaaaaaaaagaaaaaagcaaatttaaatttaagggaaaaaaaaaaaaaagattttttttatatagttaaaaaaaaaaaaagatatgaataatttttaattttaaaaatattatacttTAATTAGTAAagaaatattcttttaatgaaaaataaaaaaaaaaaaaaaaaaatatataaaaggaTATGTAAGTTTTTGTGAAACTGAAAAAGGTatttaaatgtaaataaaaaaaaaaaaaagagttcgatatttttaaaaaaaaattattgctacattttattttaattttttttttcttttttaatataaagatatatatattttaaaaaatttgaaataagATTAACATATACTTTTTAATGCTTTTATAATTGCTTGAGggaatttttcattttaagagtttttaaaaataactattatgtaatttaattaatatgcatttgttatattaaataatacatCATGATCAACtgttgataaaaatatatttactctcttgttttctttttaacacgtaattttttaaatttaaaaaattggcAAAACAGATATTACTTCTATATTCAGTAAAtactaaaataatttatattataatatttatgtttcttttttatgctttgattataataaattataatttttaattatgtaaATATGTAAAGAggtatataataaaaaaaaaaaaaaaaaaaaaattcgtATATAACGAAAAATATGACATttcaattataattttttttttttttctaaatagatactaatataatattatgtattttaaattttattaaattttaaaaattaaaatagcaataaataattttaaaaacttaaaaaatttggaatatgctatatatttaaatacatacacatatatatatatatatattaaaaacaattaaaataatacgaaaaagaaaaacaaatttataagttataaatataaagaaggAGAAAATGGAATACCACgtcttaattttttagttGCTGCTGTTAAAATTTCGCACATACTGTCATTATTTATTCCTCTAAAAGCACATATCATTTGCCTTAGTAATTCATCTAAACGtctatagaaataaaaaaaaatatatacatatatatataataataactatttttgcaatttttttttttttcttttctttacCTTAAAGTTCTTATTATTGATCCTTCATATATTTGAGAGTCTGTTAATATTTCCATAAAAGAATGGCCTCTAGCCCATAATAAAACGATAGGCATAATGGCTGACTTGAATTTATCTAAATAATCTTTTAGGTTTATATTCATTCCACATTGATTCATTTTATTTGCCACATTAGTTGCAGTTTTAATTATTTGTTGATATCCTTCTACTAGTATAGAATCATTAATagaaatttctttatttgttGATTCATCATAAACAAAACAAGACAAAAAAGCACATATATAatcataattatatttactgaaaaaatttgaaaaaaataattctgaTATAACTAATTCATCAACGCTTAAAATAGCACTTGCTATTTGCCCTTTCATTGTaacaatataatttttttcttcaatagAATTATTACTAGTTAACTCATTTTTTACATCAACTTGTTCATTCTTTAAAGTTTCTTCAgaattttcaatattttttatctctttttcacttttaaaattttctaaattataaGTAATTTCAATATAATTTAAGCTTTCCAATAAAACTagcatattttttaattcttttttaagaACAATAAATCTgcatttttcaatatttgcTTCTAGAACATTTTTTTCAAACTGTAAGGcaacatatttattatacatTTGATAATACTTATTTaggtttttattttttaacaatttattattttttagcaAATTTTCatgaaaatgaatattttttacaatagttaaaaaattttcatcttttataCCCATCTGATAAGGATTTATTATtggtatatttttttcaccCTTTAAGCAAGATACCATAGTGTTATATTTAACTctaatattttcaatttcttcttcatttttattattaaaagattcGTGTATACTTAAAACGACAGCTGATATTTGATAAATACACTTAATATAAAAACTCATAAGCTTCCATTTAGCTTTTAACCTATCTTTTGCTGGAACATAATCATGattcttattttctttttcatcatCGCTTTGTgctaattttctttttttattacgaTCATAGGGAACTAAGCAATCAACAACTAATATATCATTATTGTTCATTTCaatattattgtttttattaaaattattattactactgTTATTACTGatgctattattttttccttcAATAATTCTACCCTCTATACATATGCACCACCCCCACTTTATATCATCTTCTACTAAATATAATAGTCTACCTAAAACCAAATAAGGGGTTATATTTTTCTGCATTGTTAATATGGATCTATAGGACTCTCCTAATTCTATTAGTCTATGtcttattatataataattagatATATAGGAAAAAACAGTATTATAATCTTTTAATTCCTCACTAATAATATTGTTATTGTCGCtgttattatttaatgtatTAACTTCATgatctatttcttttttcatcataTCTTCTTTGGAATAAGGCACAATTGTTTCTTTGTTTTCTATATCTTCTTtctcttcattatttaaatgttctacttttttttcttcgtTATTTGTTTGTTCATTACTTTCTTTATCTACTATaacattatttttgttttgttcTACTTTTGCATAATTATTtgacataattttttttagaagaTCTTCTTTACATATTTCCTGATCATTTTCATCAATATAGATATTAGTTAAAAAATCGtgaatttcttttattttttcttctacttttttttttgctaaaattttttggaaaagatttttttttg from Plasmodium relictum strain SGS1 genome assembly, chromosome: 11 encodes:
- a CDS encoding MYND finger protein, putative, translating into MAENILKSVHSDFKYVLISCDINNEVKELSFKGSEEKFQNTLASYFRRIIFDEKGKNELKETIKEKLENNKDNKEKKEKEDLNKISPDIINNAIETSQTYQIIPLTLPTEENNYFAVNCYIDDVGRIKQLPYNSRASRICNTDIYGDAFLSKTYDNEDFKRCDFTIKEYEEFLKNPPKSANRWDQAQAMQDLLSQMKSKKDGDNVSMPNTKTNACEHCYKEKNLKRCGKCKKVYYCSVECQKNDFVFHKRICS
- the PALM gene encoding liver merozoite formation protein, putative encodes the protein MELSFYIFFLIFYFFLCMCNGKKVLFINILNGINVSYNKKHINKSIPNHEYFSNQAIFLNKNAAQQNKTIETSPIKTDEENENKLKQYIYTLSHLTIFDTDREKDISLNISLLIKACLASHNYIKNVEIYTSEVQNKEVCSFIYENSKDFENFFNIHISKYMEFFDNPKIDETLKSYINDKNLYENELVIYNKINKNTKLRKDVLQDILFECIRTNRIIQYSLAVNKFNLFSYHILSKVFMYFKTDDFYYHVFLDNIKKIKYYYTTKNIKDEDKKKIYSVIDNYIYILNYMNEMYENRNTL